From the genome of Ooceraea biroi isolate clonal line C1 chromosome 10, Obir_v5.4, whole genome shotgun sequence:
AATATAAATCCCTGTTTCCACATCGCAAACTGATTCATAGCGGACGGCGCGCTATTGAATTCTCTCGCCGACGTGCCGAAATAATCGTAACTGGAAAAAGACTCGGCCCACCGCTGCCTTCCGGCCTTCCGGCCGGTAGTAAACCGGGGGAGAGTCTCGGTCGGAGGAAACACATATTTTCATTCGCAAAAAGCCGGGTCTGGGGCCGACGGTGGCAGCTTAACCGCACGGCCATAAACAGTCCACAATAATTCCGCCGTAAAACAAGTACTCGTTCACGTCACACGCACCCGCGCTAACCAGTCGGCATGCCCCATATTCCCTACCTTCATTCTCGTTATTCCCGATTAGGATCTCGGTCTCTTCGAAGTCTGCGTCCCTGACCAGTTCCAGCGGGTCCTTGGGCAAGAAGACGCCGTCGATGGTTGGCGCCGACGGGAACCCAAGGATACCCCAGTAACTGTTCCACTGCTGCACGGAGAGGGTCTTCGCGTCGACCGACCTCATGCATGCCATCACCCGATTCGGATTCTCCTGTAGCATCGTCGAGTTACATCCGCAATCGTCCACGAGCACCCGCGCGACCTCGTTTGCCTTCTCGCCGGTCATGTAGCTCCACGGGGCGTTCAGAGTGCCGCTTTGCAGGATACCGCGGCGCACGAGACCACGTGTCACCGGCGAGATCAGGTGCAGCGAAACCGAGCTTCCGCCCGCGGACTCGCCGAATATCGTGATCAGATTGGGGTCGCCGCCGAAGACGCGCGCATTGTCGCGCAGCCACCTGAGCGCGAGCGCCTGGTCCCAAAGTCCCATATTGCCCGGCGCCTCTTCGCTGTTGGTGAAGTGCTGGTTGAGGTAGAGGAAACCGAATGCACCCACTCGGTACTGCATAGACGCGATGATCGCGTTGCTCGCCACCGCCATGATGTCGGCATCGTACACGTCGAGGGTGGCGGTGCCGCTCATGAAACCACCGCCGTAGATCCACACCAGCATCGCCATTCCATCACCGTTACCGGGGTACGGCGGTGGCTCCGAGCCTTTGTGACGTAGGCGCACTTTCTGCGGCACCCAAATGTTCAGGTACAGGCAGTCCTCGGAGATGTTCGTGTTTGGGTTCCACATCTCTTCGCCCTCGAAACCAGGGAAGTACTCGTAGCGCTCCTGGAAGCAGCTATTGGGCAACGTGGTAGCGTTCAGGATCCCGTGCCAGGGCTCGATTGGCAGCGGCTTGCGAAATCGCAGCGGGCCAACCGGAGGCTTGGCGAACGGTACCCCGTAGAACACATGTACCTCGCGCTCAAGCACCATACGGGAGAAACCGCGCATCAGGCCGCTTGTGGTCTCTACCACTAGGGGGTCATGGGCACCCTCCTGGCTGCCATGTTGATCACTGTGTTGCTCGTCACTA
Proteins encoded in this window:
- the LOC105278407 gene encoding acetylcholinesterase — translated: MGSWTMKCPPSLLLLLLGLSLHSACITRANVTNSGQQHSDEQHSDQHGSQEGAHDPLVVETTSGLMRGFSRMVLEREVHVFYGVPFAKPPVGPLRFRKPLPIEPWHGILNATTLPNSCFQERYEYFPGFEGEEMWNPNTNISEDCLYLNIWVPQKVRLRHKGSEPPPYPGNGDGMAMLVWIYGGGFMSGTATLDVYDADIMAVASNAIIASMQYRVGAFGFLYLNQHFTNSEEAPGNMGLWDQALALRWLRDNARVFGGDPNLITIFGESAGGSSVSLHLISPVTRGLVRRGILQSGTLNAPWSYMTGEKANEVARVLVDDCGCNSTMLQENPNRVMACMRSVDAKTLSVQQWNSYWGILGFPSAPTIDGVFLPKDPLELVRDADFEETEILIGNNENEGTYFILYDFIDFFEKDQASFLERDKFLSIINTIFKNMSQIEREAIIFQYTDWDQIKDGYQNQRAIAEIVGDYFFICPSTHFAQLFADRGMKVYYYFFTQRTSTNMWGEWMGVMHGDEVEYVFGHPINISLTYNEIERELSYDIIKYFSQFAYTGVPEPTWRPYTRDHPQYFTWNAEKSGYGRGPHMTACAFWNEFLPRLKGIPDPTPEACKSAMASSVSASAGELRGSPIISILLLPVLAVYRFI